Within the Saccharopolyspora gloriosae genome, the region GCTGTTCCCGCTGCCCGCCGAGCTCGCCCCGGACGGGGTCGCGGTGTGGGTGAAGAACGAATCGGCCAACCCGACCGGCTCGCACAAGGACCGGTTCAGCAGGGGAGCGGTGGGCCGGGCGGCCGCGGCAGGGTACGAGTCGGTGGTGGCGGCGTCCTCCGGCAACGCGGCCGTGTCGCTGGCCGCCTACGCCGCCGCCCACGGGCTCGGCTGCGACCTCGCGGTCACCCACGACGTACCCGAGCCGATCGCCGCCGCCGTGCGCGACACCGGCGGGCGGCTGCACCTGTTCGACACCGCCGAGCAGCGCTGGGACTTCGTGCGCGAGCACGACGCGGACCCCGAGCGGCTGGCGGTGACCAACCACGCCCGCCCGGTCGTGGGCAGCAGTCCCTTCGGCATCGACTCGATGCGCCCCATCGGCTGGGAGATCGTCGAGGAGCTGGGAAGGATTCCGGAGCACGTGCTGCTGCCGACGGCGCGCGGCGATCTCGCCTTCGGCGTCCACCTCGGGCTGCGCGAAATGGCGCGGCGCCGCGAGCAGCCCGGCCCGCGGATCCACTTGGTCGAGCCGTTCCCGCGCCTCGCCGCGGTGCTCGCGGGTGCGAACGTGCACGACTCCTTCGCGGGCGACGCCACCGCGACCCCGTCGATCGGCGGAGACTCCGCCACGGTCCAAGCGCTGCAGGTCCTGGAGGAGACCGGAGGCACCGCGATCGCCATCGACGACGGTGTCGACCAGGCTCGGATCGGCTTGGCCCGCAACGGAATCCTGCTCGAAGGCGCCAGCGCGATCGTCCTCCCCGCACTGCACGCCGCGTACGACCGGTCCCGCATCGCACCCGGCGAAACCGCGGTCCTGCTCGCGACGGCACACCCGTTCAAGGGCCTCTGAACCCGAGAACGACCAGTGCGGCGGGCTAGCGGCTCGATGCCCCTCGGATCGGCTGACCAGCGATGATCAGAGCTTGCCGACGGAGTGCTGCGCCGCACCGAAGGCCACGGCCGATGTGCGGTAGCCGGGTTCCTTCAGGGCCTGCAAGTCCGGGTCGGCGTGCCGTCACCGGGGGCGGGTCGTGTACACGCCGTGGGGTTGCAGGTGGTAGCCCTTGATGCCGACCGCGCGGGTGAGCGGGCTCCGGATGTCCTCATCGGCGCGCACCAGATCGAGCACGTGGCGGAAGTCGTACCGCGGCGTCCAGCCCAGATCTTCGCGAGCGCGGTCGTTGACGTACACCCGGTCCAGGCCGGGGAACATGCGCCAGCCGCGACGGGCGAACTCCGCCACGTGGTCGGGGAACAGCCGCTCCACCACCGCGGGCGCGTCCGATCGCAACCGCCCCAGGTCGTCCGGGGAGAACGGGGCAGTGGCGCTGACGATGTACCGTCCGAACCCGAGTTGCGGCGCCCGCGCCAGCGCGAGGCGGTGCGCGTCCACCGCGTCCTGCAGTTCGACCCGCCGGTACAGGAACTCGTTGACCTTCGCGTTCAGCCCGTCGTAGACGGCGCGCACCTCATCGCGGTCGTCGTCCTCCGGGAAGAACCGCGAGGTCCGCAACACCACCACCGGCAGTCCGTGATCGCGATGGATCAACTCGCACACCTGCTCGGCGGCGATCTTGGTGACGCCGTAGATGTTGCGCGGCACCGGGACCACGTCCTCGGTGATCCACGCGGCGGGTTCGTCCGCCGTAGGTGTGAGCGCCCGCCCGAACGCGCTGGTGCTGCTGGTGAACACGAAGCTCCGCACCCCGGCGGCGGCCGATTCCTCCAGCAGCGCAAGGGTTCCGGACACGTTGGTGTCCACGAACGCCTGCCTGCCGTGCGAGCTCACGTGCGGCTTGTGCAGGGTCGCCGCGTGCAGCACTCCCGTCACACCGTCCAAGCAGCGGCGCAGCACCTCGCGATCGGTGATCGAGCCGGTGACGGTGGTGAACCGCGACTCCAGCACGTCGAGTCCGACGACCTCGCGGCCTTCGGCGCGGATGCTGCGGACCAGCGCTTCCCCGAGGTGTCCGGCGCTACCGGTGACCAAGACCTTCTCATCGCTCACGAGAAGGCACGCTACTTCTCGAAGACCGCTGGAGGAAACGCATTTTCCGCCGCTCCGGCGCAGGTCGCCGAGCCGGTCCGGCCGATCGCGGCCGCCATTCGATGCGTCGGTTCGAGGGCTCAGGCCACGATGTCCGCCCCTTCGACCACCGGCAGATCGTCGCGCACCCGCGCTTCGTCCTCGAACAGCGCGCCGCACCGAATTCCCGGGACCGTGCGCACGTGACGTCCCTGCAGCGATCGGTAGAAGTCGAGCAACCTGGCGTTGGCCGCCCACGCGCTGTAGCGCACGATGTGCACACCGGTCCGCCCCGCATGGGATCGAGCCCACAGCCCCAGACAGGCGCCGATGCCCAGCAGCAGCGGTGCCCGGCCCTCCGCGCGCTCGATCTCTCCGAGCAGCCAGGTGGACCCTTGCGGGCGTGCGTTGAGTTCCAGCACCACACCGCCGTGTGCGTCAGACCGGCGTGCGCCACGGACGCCGGCCGGAACCGGACGCCGATCCGGGCGAACCACTCACGCATCTTGACCTTGTCGGCGAGTTCCTCGTGCGGTCCGGCGGTCCCCGCTGGCCCCGGGGCGTCCGAAGCCGCGGTGCAGAAGCCGGCCACGGTTCCGGAACGGTCCACCGGCTGGCGACCAGCGCGCGCGGCGCCGCCGCGGCGTCCGGTGGCGGAGCGGGCAATGAGTCCATGGGGCCGCGCGCCCGGACTCCGTCCTCAGTGGACGTGATGGATGCTGGGACGATTCCCCCGCCATGTCGTTAAAGCTCGCACAGGTATCCGGACCCGGCGCTACTTCATCGATACCGGAGAGGACATCGTTGGCACAGCGAGAGATTCGTTGATCACTCGGGTGTGTTACCGGCGACGATTTCGACCCGGTCAGCCCACCGGGGATCGTTCCGTCGTGTTCGTTGCGGGAGAGGGGGATCGGGCGGGGCTCACTCGCGGACGATGACCACCGGGCACTTGGCGTGCACCGCGCAGCGCTGGCTCACCGACCCGAGCAAGGTGCGGTAGAAACCTCCGTGCCCGCGGCTGCCGACCACCAGAAGCTGAGCACCATCGGCGGCTTCCAGGAGCGCTTGCGCCGAGTGCCCGTGCACCACGGCGCGTTCCACGTCGGCACCGCCCGCCACCACGTCGACCGCGTCGTTCATGTTGCGCTGCGCGGCGTCCTGGAAGTCATCCGGCGGCATCGGGCCGCCCTCCCAGCTGTAGAACGCCGGGTACTCCCAGGCCACCACCGCGCGCACGGTCGCGCCGGTGAGCGCGGCCTGCCGCAACGCCCAGCGCAGGGCGGCACGGGACGGCTCGGAGCCGTCGACGCCCACGATGATCACGTTCTCGGTCGTGCTACCCATGCGCCACCTCGACTGGTGTGGTCCGCCGCGGCACCGAGCGGCGGCGGAGGGACGGCCTCGCACTCCAGTGTGCGATGAACGGAGAGCGGACAGAAACCCCGAATTTCCTGGACGGACTTGGGCCGACGGTGTGAACGGTGCTGCGGGCCGAACGGAACGTCGTCGAGCAGTAATCGAACTCTCCGTGTCCGGATCGCCGATCAGGGGTCACACGGCACGGTGGGTGGGTGCGATTTTCCCACCGATAAAGGGAATTCCGGCTCCTGATCCACACACGACCGGCGTCTTGCCGTGACGGGTGTGACGGGGGTTACCTCATGGGGCACGTTTTCACCGAGAGCAAGGGGGCGATCATGACGACAGCCGCGAATGGAACCACGGGGCGCTACCTGGTCCTGCTGGAGGACGACGCGACCGTGCTCGGTGCCCGGGAACTCACCCGGCTCGCCGGGATCCGCACCGCCAGCACGGCCGACGCGGCCGGTGCCGGGCCGGGCGAACTCTTCAGCGGCGCCGGAGGCGTCATCCTGCACGAACTCGGCGTCGCTCTCATCGACGCCGCCGAGGACCAGATCGCCGCGCTGCAGAACTCCGTGCGGGAACGCGGCACCCCGCTGGCGGCCATCGAGGCCGAACGCAGGGTGTTCGCCATCGGATCGCCACAACCGCCCGCCGACGGCGAGGTCACGTGGGGGCTTCGCGCCGTCCGCGCCGACCGCAGCGGGCCGACGGGAGCGGGAATCCGGGTGGCCGTGCTCGACACCGGGTTCGACCAGGCGCACCCGGACTTCGCCGGGCGGGACGTCGTCACCGGATCCTTCGTGGACGGCCAGGACGTCCAGGACGGCCACGGTCACGGGACGCACTGCATCGGCACCGCCTGCGGGCCGCGCAGCACCGACTCCGGTCCGGGTTACGGCATCGCGTCGGAGGCCTCGATCTACGCGGGCAAGGTGCTCGGGGACGACGGCTCCGGCGGGGACAGCGGCATCCTCTCCGGCATCCAGTGGGCCATCTCCAACGGGTGCTCGGTGGTGTCGATGTCGCTCGGCGCCCCGACCCAGCCGGGCCAGCCGTTCTCCGACGCGTTCGAACGGGTCGCGCAGCGCGCGATCGAGCGCGGCACGCTGATCGTCGCGGCGGCGGGCAACGAGAGCGAACGTTCCGCCGGGAACATCGCGCCGGTAGGCCACCCGGCCAACTGCCCGTCGATCCTGGCGGTCGGGGCCGTCGACGAACAGGGCGCCGTCGCCGACTTCTCCTCCGGCACCGTCGACGAGATCGGTCAGGTCGACGTGGTCGGACCCGGAGTCGACGTGTATTCGAGCTGGCCGGGCCAGGAGCGCTACCGCAAGCTCAGCGGCACCAGCATGGCGACACCGCACGTCGCCGGCGTCGCCGCGCTGCTGGCTCAGCAGCACCCCGAGCGGGCGTGGGGCCTGTGGGCGCGTCTCGCGCAGAGCGCGCGGCGGCTTCCGCTTCCGGCCACCGACATCGGCGGGGGGCTCGTGCAGGCTCCCTGATCCGATCGGAAGGTGCGGCGGGCGCGCTTCGGCGTGCCCGCCGCATCGTCGTTCGGTCCTGGCGTCACGTGTGTCGTTCCCCCGATCCGGGTAATCCTCGCGCAGCCGGTGAGAACCGCTGAACCGGTCAAGCACGATGGAGTGATCGGCGAGGAGATCCGCACGCGATCGCTCGGGGGGACGACACAGATGAGCACAGGTAACGCCGCCGAAGGAGAAGGCGACCGAAGCGCGGCCGGCTCCGGACGAGGCGAGTCCGTTCCGGCGCGGCGTTCGCAACCCAGCAGCGCGGTGGTGGAGGAAGCAGGTCGAGCACGCTCGGAGATCGGCCGAGCGCTCGACAGCGCGCGGCGCGCGGGTGAGTCGACCGGCATCCCGGACGCCCGCGCCGAACCCGCCGCGGAGTCGGCCGAGCTCTCGACGCGGGACGCGTTGCTCGACGTCGCGGTCCGCGGGCATCGGCTCGCGGTCGTCCTCGACGGGCTCGCGCACCGCTACGCCACACCGGGCACCGCCCAGCCCCCCGACGCGCACGTGGCGTTGGATCAAGCCGCCGCGGCCGCCGAAGACCTCGGAAACTGCGTCAAAGCGGCCGCGGCGGCCATCGCCGAACGGCCTGCGGACTGATCGACCTCGCCGCTTCGATCCACCGGCGACGAGCGACCCGCCTCGCACAGCGTTCGGCACCGGCCCCTCAGCCGCGTGCGAGCGCTCGTTCCAGTTCCGCCTTGGTCATCTTCGAACGGCCGTCGATGCCCGCCCGCCGCGCGTCCTGGTAGAGCTGGGCCTTCGTCCGCCCGAGCGGTCCGGTGCGGTTTCCGGAGCGCAGCCCGCCACGACGCTCCGGCGGCACGTCGTGCACCGACGTCCTGCTGCGCTGTTTCGCCTGGCCCTGTTGAGCCCGCTCCTTGTTCACGGTGCGGGCCGCGATCTCCTTCGCCCGGCTTTCGCTGCTGCCGTGTTCCTCGGCGTTCGCCTTGATGTGCTCGTACTGCCGTTCCTGCTTGCGGTTGGCGCCTGCGGGCATGTGGTCCTCCTCCAGCGGGGCGTTCCGGTTCCGCGTTACCCGGCCGGTAGCCGTGGCACACCCGTTCGTCGTGAGCCCGGTCGAGAGTCCGTGGCGCGATCGGTGGAATCTCCGGGCGCGGGCGGCTCGGACGCGGGCTCTCGGCCTCCATTCGCGGCTACGCTGCACCGCCGATCGAACGGGGGCCGCCATGACCGCTCTGGGCCGAGGTTTCTTCAGCGAGCGCATGCCGTTGCGCCGGGTTCGAGCGCCGCGCTGGGCCGAGCAGGAAGGCACCTGGCGGCAGGCTCGTCCGGAGCTCATCAACGCGACGCTGCGGCGGGCGCTCGCGCGGCCGTCGGGGAACTGGTTCGTGCTCGCTGCGAGCCGGGAGATCACCGGTGAACGACCGTTCGGGCGCACCGTGGCGGGAGTGGAGCTGGTCGCCTGGCGGGACGGGCGCGGCACGCTCCGCATCGGACCCGGGGCCTGTCCGCACCTGGGTGCCCCGCTGAGCGAAGCGGGCGTGCACCGGGGCAGGCTGGTGTGCCGCTGGCACGGGATGTGCCTGGGCGAGGATTCGGCGGGGTGGCGGCTGTTTCCCGCGCACGATGACGGTGTGCTCGCCTGGGTCCGCCTCGACGCGGTCGGCGGTGAGGTCCCGCTGCCCGCTCCGGTGCTGCCGCGGCGTCCGCCCCTCGACAAGAGCATCAGCGCGGTCGCCACCGCGATCGGGGTGTGCGAGGTGCAGGACGTCGTGGCGAACCGGCTCGATCCGTGGCACGGCTCGTGGTTCCACCCGTATTCGTTCGCGAACCTGACCGTGCTGCGCACCCCGGATCCGGACGAGGGCGATGTGTTCGAGGTGGCGGTGTCGTTCCGGTTGGCCAGGGGCGTGGGGGTGCCGGTGCGGGCAACGTTCAGCGCTCCGGAGCCGCGCACGATCGTGATGCGCATCGTGGCGGGGGAGGGCGTGGGCAGCGTGGTGGAGACGCACGCTACGCCGTTGGGCCGGAACTCGGCAGGCCGTCCGACGACTGCGGTGATCGAAGCGATCGCAGCGCATTCGGCACGTCCGGGTTTCCGGGCGGCGCGGTCGGCGGCGAGCGTGGTCCGGCCGCTGATGCGCTGGGCGGCGCTGCGGCTGTGGCGCGACGACCTCGCCTACGCCGAACGCAGGTACGACTTGCGCACCCGCCCGACTTCCTGACCCACGTCACCGGCATGCCACGCAGACGCGGTCGAACAAGTTTCTGAATACTAGGGCTTCAGTGCTGAATGAAATCAATGCCGGAGAGCCACCGCGAAAGAAGGCGAGGAGCCCGGGGAGCTTCGTGCGGGTTCGGCATCGCGCCACGGCCGATGACTCAGGCGAAGCGACCGGCGACGCGGAGGGCGGGGGAGCGGCCTTGCACGGGGACGCTCCACACGTCGTGCCCGCGCAGCCCCCAGAGCCCCAGCAGCCGGTTCGCCGCGAGCATTCCACTGGTGGCGGCGCGCTCCATCAACGCCACCGGCAGATCGACCCGCACATGGTCGCCGGCGAGCACCAGCGCCGGTTCCGGAGTGGGAATCGACGGTCGCAGCGCGAAGCCGCCGGGCGGGAACAGCGGGCAGTCCGAGCGGAGTTCGTGCCGTTCGTCGAGAACCTCGGCGCCTGTCGTTTCCGGGTACACGCGGTGCAGCTCTTCGAGCACTTGTGGGCGCAGCTCGTCGACGGTGGCGTCGGCGGGCAGCGCGTAGCAGTGCACTTCCACCACCGAACCACCGTGATCGCGAGCCCACCGGGCAGCGCTGCGCTCGTAGCGGTCCAGCACGCTGATGTTGTCCACCGGCCCGAACCCGCTGGTACCGAGGAACGCGTGCCGCTGCTCGGCAACCGGACGGTCCAGCCAGAGCCGCGAGACGAGGAACGGCGGTGCGGTACGCGCCGAGCCGAGACGTTCCCGCCACTCGCGGTGCGCCGGCGTGGGGGAGCGTCGCACGATGCGTTGCGCCGAGCCGAGATCCGCCGCGAGCACCACGGCGTCCGCCGCGATCGCCTCACCGTCCGCCGTGTGCACCGCGAACTCACGTGGTCCCTCGTGCGATATCGACTCGACGGCGGTGCCCAGCCGGAACCGCACGCCCCGCTGGTCGAGGTGGTCCCGCAGCGGTTCCCACAACGCGGCGGGGAAGGAGTCGGTGGCGACGTCGAACAGCAGTCCTTCGCTGGAGCCGAGGAAGTACAGGTGGAACATCAGTGCCAGCTCGGCCGCCGACAGGTCCGTGGGCGGTGCGAAGAAGCTGCGGGAGAACACTTCGAACGCCAGGTGCCGTGCGGCTTCGGGGAATCCGATGCGGCGCAGGTAGTCGGCGGCATTGATGTGGTCGAGCCGGGCGTAGGACTCGGGCACTCGCACGTCGGCGAGCGTCGCCGCCGCGCGCAGGTTCATCCGCGGGACGTCTCGCCACCGGAAGGTGGGGCTGCGGGCGACGAACCCCAATGCGTTCCACGGCGGGGATTTCGGCAGCCCGGCGAAGGTGTCGAGGCGTCCGTTTGCGCTGAGCAGCGGGTACTCGGGAAGCGCGCCGAGCCCGGTGAGTTCCGGGTCCACGCGGCGCAGCAGGCCGCGCAGGTTGTAGTACTGCCGGAAGAACGCGTGGAAACCCCGGTTCATCGGCACCGTGGAACCGTCGTGGAGCGTGGTGTTCCAGCCGCCGACGCGGCCGCCGAGGTAATGCTCGCGTTCCAGCAGCACCACGTCCACGTCCCGGTCGCGCAGGCAGGCGGCGGCCGCGAGCCCGGCGATGCCGCCGCCGATCACCACGACGCGGGGAGTGGCGGCGCCGGGCCGGTCGGCTCCGGGACGGCCGGGGTGGCGGACGGCGCGCGGATCACGCATCGGGCCGATTTCCGAGGAACGTGTGGGTGAGGGTGCGCTGCCACCCGGACATCGCCGCAGTGCGCACTCGGGCGAACCCCGCGCGCCGCATCCGCTCCGTCAGTTGCGGCGGGGTGTCGAATTCGAGCACGCTGCGCCACAGGTAGCGGTACAGCGCGGCGTCCCCGGTGACGTACCGCCCGGCCGGGATGATCACCGTCCAGCAGATCGCGTGCCACAGCAGCCGGTCCGCGTTGCGGCGGGGCAGTGAGTAGTCGTGCACGGCCAGCGGTGCTCCGGGGCGGAGCAGGTCGAGCAGCAGCCGCAGCCCCGCGTCCGGGTCGGGGAGGTTGCGCAGCAGGTAGGCGGCGAGGATCCCGTCGAACGGGCCGTGCACCCCGGCTTCGGGCAGGCGGCGCGCGTCGGCGTGCACGAAGCGCACCGTCGCGGGCCACGGCTTGTCGCGCGCTCGGGCCAGCATGCGCGCGGAACCGTCGA harbors:
- a CDS encoding PLP-dependent lyase/thiolase; translated protein: MNDRLADLVCIRCGRSYPVADHTAGCPRCLEQGTPANLRCRYDGDSIGELAVRGARTLGEGSTPLFPLPAELAPDGVAVWVKNESANPTGSHKDRFSRGAVGRAAAAGYESVVAASSGNAAVSLAAYAAAHGLGCDLAVTHDVPEPIAAAVRDTGGRLHLFDTAEQRWDFVREHDADPERLAVTNHARPVVGSSPFGIDSMRPIGWEIVEELGRIPEHVLLPTARGDLAFGVHLGLREMARRREQPGPRIHLVEPFPRLAAVLAGANVHDSFAGDATATPSIGGDSATVQALQVLEETGGTAIAIDDGVDQARIGLARNGILLEGASAIVLPALHAAYDRSRIAPGETAVLLATAHPFKGL
- a CDS encoding NAD(P)-dependent oxidoreductase — translated: MSDEKVLVTGSAGHLGEALVRSIRAEGREVVGLDVLESRFTTVTGSITDREVLRRCLDGVTGVLHAATLHKPHVSSHGRQAFVDTNVSGTLALLEESAAAGVRSFVFTSSTSAFGRALTPTADEPAAWITEDVVPVPRNIYGVTKIAAEQVCELIHRDHGLPVVVLRTSRFFPEDDDRDEVRAVYDGLNAKVNEFLYRRVELQDAVDAHRLALARAPQLGFGRYIVSATAPFSPDDLGRLRSDAPAVVERLFPDHVAEFARRGWRMFPGLDRVYVNDRAREDLGWTPRYDFRHVLDLVRADEDIRSPLTRAVGIKGYHLQPHGVYTTRPR
- a CDS encoding universal stress protein; the encoded protein is MGSTTENVIIVGVDGSEPSRAALRWALRQAALTGATVRAVVAWEYPAFYSWEGGPMPPDDFQDAAQRNMNDAVDVVAGGADVERAVVHGHSAQALLEAADGAQLLVVGSRGHGGFYRTLLGSVSQRCAVHAKCPVVIVRE
- a CDS encoding S8 family serine peptidase, with protein sequence MTTAANGTTGRYLVLLEDDATVLGARELTRLAGIRTASTADAAGAGPGELFSGAGGVILHELGVALIDAAEDQIAALQNSVRERGTPLAAIEAERRVFAIGSPQPPADGEVTWGLRAVRADRSGPTGAGIRVAVLDTGFDQAHPDFAGRDVVTGSFVDGQDVQDGHGHGTHCIGTACGPRSTDSGPGYGIASEASIYAGKVLGDDGSGGDSGILSGIQWAISNGCSVVSMSLGAPTQPGQPFSDAFERVAQRAIERGTLIVAAAGNESERSAGNIAPVGHPANCPSILAVGAVDEQGAVADFSSGTVDEIGQVDVVGPGVDVYSSWPGQERYRKLSGTSMATPHVAGVAALLAQQHPERAWGLWARLAQSARRLPLPATDIGGGLVQAP
- a CDS encoding plasmid stabilization protein, which translates into the protein MPAGANRKQERQYEHIKANAEEHGSSESRAKEIAARTVNKERAQQGQAKQRSRTSVHDVPPERRGGLRSGNRTGPLGRTKAQLYQDARRAGIDGRSKMTKAELERALARG
- a CDS encoding DUF5914 domain-containing protein; this encodes MTALGRGFFSERMPLRRVRAPRWAEQEGTWRQARPELINATLRRALARPSGNWFVLAASREITGERPFGRTVAGVELVAWRDGRGTLRIGPGACPHLGAPLSEAGVHRGRLVCRWHGMCLGEDSAGWRLFPAHDDGVLAWVRLDAVGGEVPLPAPVLPRRPPLDKSISAVATAIGVCEVQDVVANRLDPWHGSWFHPYSFANLTVLRTPDPDEGDVFEVAVSFRLARGVGVPVRATFSAPEPRTIVMRIVAGEGVGSVVETHATPLGRNSAGRPTTAVIEAIAAHSARPGFRAARSAASVVRPLMRWAALRLWRDDLAYAERRYDLRTRPTS
- a CDS encoding FAD-dependent oxidoreductase, which encodes MRDPRAVRHPGRPGADRPGAATPRVVVIGGGIAGLAAAACLRDRDVDVVLLEREHYLGGRVGGWNTTLHDGSTVPMNRGFHAFFRQYYNLRGLLRRVDPELTGLGALPEYPLLSANGRLDTFAGLPKSPPWNALGFVARSPTFRWRDVPRMNLRAAATLADVRVPESYARLDHINAADYLRRIGFPEAARHLAFEVFSRSFFAPPTDLSAAELALMFHLYFLGSSEGLLFDVATDSFPAALWEPLRDHLDQRGVRFRLGTAVESISHEGPREFAVHTADGEAIAADAVVLAADLGSAQRIVRRSPTPAHREWRERLGSARTAPPFLVSRLWLDRPVAEQRHAFLGTSGFGPVDNISVLDRYERSAARWARDHGGSVVEVHCYALPADATVDELRPQVLEELHRVYPETTGAEVLDERHELRSDCPLFPPGGFALRPSIPTPEPALVLAGDHVRVDLPVALMERAATSGMLAANRLLGLWGLRGHDVWSVPVQGRSPALRVAGRFA
- a CDS encoding class I SAM-dependent methyltransferase, with protein sequence MSTEATALFDRGGRDYDTLVSANPGYHRDLARSARRLGLPGGGRGLRLLDVGCGTGASTRALHEALPEASITAVDGSARMLARARDKPWPATVRFVHADARRLPEAGVHGPFDGILAAYLLRNLPDPDAGLRLLLDLLRPGAPLAVHDYSLPRRNADRLLWHAICWTVIIPAGRYVTGDAALYRYLWRSVLEFDTPPQLTERMRRAGFARVRTAAMSGWQRTLTHTFLGNRPDA